In the Vitis vinifera cultivar Pinot Noir 40024 chromosome 2, ASM3070453v1 genome, one interval contains:
- the LOC100266675 gene encoding methanol O-anthraniloyltransferase: MASSSSPLVFSVKRCDPEFVRPTNPTPRELKQLSDIDDQEGLRFQIPVIMFYPNNPLMKGKDPVKVIREALGKALVYYYPFAGRLIEGDNRKLMVDCTGEGVLFIEADADTTLENLGDAIQPMCPCFEELLYDVPGSGGILGSPVVLIQVTRLRCGGFIFALRLNHTMSGIPGLVQFLNAISEMAQGLSVPSLLPIWQRELLNARNPPRITCIHHEYEEVTNTKGTLMAMDENNLVHRSFFFGPKEIRALRNRLPASLGASTTFEVLTACVWRCRTIAFAVDPDEVVRIICSISMRGKRGFELPPGYYGNAVVTPASITKAGMLCKNPLEYAVRLVKKAKAEMSQEYVKSVADLMVIKGRPSFMHPGNYMVADVTRDGSGEIDFGWGKPVYSGLARAISIISFCARFRNSKGEEGNVIPICLPPPVMERFEQEIKKMTKEEEPVRLITSKL, from the exons ATGGCGTCGTCATCATCTCCTCTAGTATTCTCGGTTAAACGGTGTGATCCAGAGTTTGTTCGGCCTACAAACCCTACCCCACGAGAGTTGAAGCAGCTTTCTGATATAGATGATCAAGAAGGCCTTCGCTTTCAAATTCCTGTGATAATGTTTTACCCGAACAATCCTTTAATGAAAGGAAAAGACCCTGTAAAGGTCATTAGAGAAGCTCTAGGTAAGGCGCTTGTATACTACTACCCATTTGCAGGCAGGCTGATTGAAGGGGATAATAGAAAACTCATGGTGGACTGCACCGGTGAAGGGGTCTTGTTCATTGAAGCCGATGCCGATaccacacttgagaatcttgGTGATGCAATTCAACCAATGTGTCCCTGCTTCGAGGAGCTTCTGTATGATGTCCCTGGCTCCGGGGGAATTCTGGGTTCCCCTGTTGTCTTAATTCAG GTGACCCGATTGAGGTGTGGAGGATTTATATTTGCATTGCGCCTAAACCACACAATGAGTGGTATTCCTGGCTTGGTCCAATTCCTCAACGCCATAAGCGAGATGGCTCAAGGTCTGTCTGTGCCATCTCTGCTACCCATATGGCAAAGAGAGCTGTTAAATGCCCGAAATCCACCACGAATAACCTGTATACATCATGAATACGAGGAGGTAACCAACACCAAGGGCACACTAATGGCCATGGACGAAAATAATTTGGTTCATCGATCATTCTTCTTTGGCCCCAAGGAGATAAGAGCACTTAGGAACCGACTTCCTGCAAGCCTCGGTGCCAGCACGACATTTGAGGTTCTAACAGCATGTGTATGGAGATGCCGCACAATTGCATTTGCAGTAGACCCTGATGAGGTTGTTCGCATTATTTGCTCAATCAGTATGCGAGGCAAGCGCGGTTTCGAACTGCCTCCAGGATACTATGGAAATGCTGTTGTGACTCCAGCTTCAATTACTAAGGCTGGAATGCTATGTAAAAATCCATTGGAATATGCGGTAAGGTTAGTGAAGAAAGCCAAGGCGGAAATGAGTCAGGAGTACGTTAAATCAGTGGCAGATCTTATGGTCATCAAGGGCCGGCCCTCATTTATGCACCCGGGGAACTATATGGTTGCAGATGTCACGCGTGACGGGTCTGGAGAGATCGACTTCGGGTGGGGGAAGCCCGTCTATAGTGGGCTTGCTAGGGCTATATCTATTATTAGCTTCTGTGCGCGGTTCAGGAACAGCAAAGGAGAAGAAGGGAATGTTATACCTATATGCCTGCCTCCGCCAGTCATGGAAAGGTTTGAACAGGagataaagaaaatgacaaaagagGAAGAGCCTGTTAGACTTATTACATCCAAGCTCTAA